AGCCGGCCTCCGATTTCAAGACCGGAACGAAGCGACAAAAAACGGCGCCCGAATCGCTTCGGACGCCGTACATTCGTCTGGTGGAGGTAAGGGGATTCGAACCCCTGACCTTTTGAATGCCATTCAAACGCTCTCCCAGCTGAGCTATACCCCCAGATGCGTCACCCGTGTCCCGGATGACTCGTGCATATTAGCACGACTCCATCAAAATTGCAAGAGGGCACAATATTCCCCCGCGCCCAACGGATCGCGGTTCAACGAACGGAACGGGGCGCTGCGTCTTTCCCTAATGGATCTTCAGGTACTTTTCGGGCACTTCGATGTCGGTCATGTGCTGCGGGCCGGCGCCGAGCATGTAGGTGTCCTGAAGGATGAGGATATGGTTTTTCGACTCCACGTCGGTCTGCGCGTCGGCGTAGTAGCGTCCCTTCCACGAGGAGTTCGGCGACTCGGCGTCGAAGAATTTGATGACTTTGGGGATCTCGAAGTAACGGCGGAACTTCTGGTGCGTGACGCCCTGCTCGATGCAGTCGATCGCGAATTCGCCCAGCGCCTTGGAGGTGGTGAAGCCCAGAGAGTAGGCCCAGACGCCCATGCGTCCGCCGGCGCCGCGCGCGATCACGGTGTCTTCGACGCGCTTGAGGATCGCTTCGAAGTTACCGCTCACGTCGGCGAGATCGAGCCCCAGCGCGCCGGGATAGCCCATCAACGGCGAGGGCAGGTCGGCCTCGATGAAATAGCCGCCGTGCTCGACGATGCTCTTCAGCATCGGTTCGGTCTGCGCGTCGTTGGTGCAGAAGAAGGCCGTGTCCTTGCCGTACTTGTCGATCCAAGTGGGCATCTTTTCGAGGATGAACTGCTGCGCGCCGGCAACGCCCACGTCGCTGGTGGGATCGGGAGCGGTCTCGAAGTGGAAGCCGAGGCCGATGTCCTTGCAGGTCTGCTCCATGATCATGCGGCGGCGGGAAAGAAGCTCGTAGCTCATGTGGCGGGGGAAGGAGATGTGCACGAAGTGCTTGCACCCCAGGCGCTTGGCCAGGACGATGTTCAGATAGCCGCGCGACAGGTTGTCGTTGCCCACGGTGAGATCGGAGATGCTGTCGATGACGCTGGGATCCTCATGGGCTTCGCCGACGAAGAGCAGCATCTCGGGACGCTTCTCGCGGATACGGCGGAACGCCTCGGTGGTGCCGGGGATGCCCTGGTTGACGATGACCGCCTTCATCAACGGGTCGTCGGCAAAAGCCGCGATCTGGGAAATGGTCGTCTCCTGCTCGGTCATGAAGCTGTCGGGATAGGTTACGTGCTTGATCATGCCGCCGTCGGTGACGTCGCCGTATTTCTGGATCAGCGCTTCGGCGCCGCGAAGGTCGTCCTCCGATTGCGAGACCGTGCCCGTGCAGATGCCGATGTGGAACTTCGCCGGCTCGGCCGCGCAGGCCGCCCCCGCGAACACCGCCGCGCCCAAAAGCAACGCCGCTGCCAGATGGTATTTTTTCATATTTTTTGCCCCCTCTTTCAACTGTTAAAAGATAAATTACGAGCCACGTGGCAATTTTAATCTATTTTAAATTAACGGTCAAGAAGGGCGACATAAACATTTTTACGATAAAATATTTCTGAAATTCTTCAAGGTAAATGCAACGCAACATCCGGTACCCCGTTGCATTAAATCTGAATTAAAAGGAGCTTGCATTTAGTCTGAATTGATGAAAGAACTTTCTTACGAGACAACAGATCTCGGAAAGGAGTTCATCATCATGAACAAACATTTGACTCTGGCTGAAAGAAAAGCCATTGAAAGCGCCCTCAACCGGCGAGAATCTCTCAGAAGTATTGCCTCAACAGTTCTGAAGTCGCCGAGTACGATCTCCAGAGAGATCAGAAAACATGCAGAGACTGTCTTCAAAGGCTGTTATGGCCGGACAGCAAACTGCTGCCTTCACCGGTATGACTGCTCCGTTACTTCCCTTTGTAACACCTCTCCGAAATGCCGTTCACTGTGTTTCCGGTGCTCAAGATGTAATACGATGTGTCCTGACTTTAAGGAGGAGGTCTGCCCGCAGCTTTCGGTTCCTCCGTATGTCTGTAACGGCTGCCCCAACCGTCACCGCTGCACTTTAAAAAAACGGATCTATTCTGCTAAATCTGCAAATGACTCTTACGAGAAAACTTTGCATGAGGCTCGTGAAGGCTTCAATATCTCCGATGCCGAGCTTGCAGATATTGATTCTTTTTTCTCTCCTCTCATCAAACAGGGGCAGTCTCTCTATCATATTATCC
This sequence is a window from Pyramidobacter sp. YE332. Protein-coding genes within it:
- a CDS encoding DUF3798 domain-containing protein; translation: MKKYHLAAALLLGAAVFAGAACAAEPAKFHIGICTGTVSQSEDDLRGAEALIQKYGDVTDGGMIKHVTYPDSFMTEQETTISQIAAFADDPLMKAVIVNQGIPGTTEAFRRIREKRPEMLLFVGEAHEDPSVIDSISDLTVGNDNLSRGYLNIVLAKRLGCKHFVHISFPRHMSYELLSRRRMIMEQTCKDIGLGFHFETAPDPTSDVGVAGAQQFILEKMPTWIDKYGKDTAFFCTNDAQTEPMLKSIVEHGGYFIEADLPSPLMGYPGALGLDLADVSGNFEAILKRVEDTVIARGAGGRMGVWAYSLGFTTSKALGEFAIDCIEQGVTHQKFRRYFEIPKVIKFFDAESPNSSWKGRYYADAQTDVESKNHILILQDTYMLGAGPQHMTDIEVPEKYLKIH